From a single Nicotiana tomentosiformis chromosome 2, ASM39032v3, whole genome shotgun sequence genomic region:
- the LOC104091281 gene encoding protein PLASTID MOVEMENT IMPAIRED 2, with protein MEETLGSVKAAINLYKGKVLEGKSAQNQSSIMKSLEKPYPRTSQLHIARRDMGRLGESRKVAEAEKSQAESELLDAKKMVKELTSRIEELNSRLNDRNKDLEKLKTAKRGGIWGMAISNPQNSKVTTELGNAKEQLIKLKQDMASMLEEKRRAEQEIEASSLKMQSFSSKVDALRKEVEELNEELVLVELARIEAIKEFRAIEAQRREDAEKHSAAMEENRKKMNDTVQEIQRSQELQEKLALTTSDVQVLESELKQVKEMDRWIQKDESLIIQPDFLEKDLSLLQSLKEDLETAKKELASVKRGSFEFMASMDIVRNELDRISEESARLKKKGNKADLTIQNLNAKLLRAKAKLEAASDNEGKASSIASSLSLTLEQLRNETEEAEKERVTATEEAAKVKEEIQKTESETLLAEEKWEAALQELETIKLSEATVLNNLKRLVEITMKSRASASRGSSITISRFEYEYLTGRAAQAVEIADKKVAAAQAWIKALQASEKEISLKTEVTREEIRELKMEEEQNGPKMEYSPSAKILVDMQLQKWEEINETNLEQSQNGLRTNSTSISGKMTPARRAKFRKSTSPAPRTSRAASFAVRRRRKVMPNIAKLFNSKSNEESL; from the exons ATGGAAGAGACCTTAGGGTCTGTTAAAGCAGCCATTAATTTGTACAAAGGAAAGGTTCTTGAAGGAAAATCTGCACAGAACCAATCCTCAATTATGAAGTCTTTAGAG AAGCCATATCCAAGAACGAGCCAACTTCACATAGCAAGAAGGGACATGGGGCGACTCGGTGAGAGCAGAAAAGTTGCAGAGGCAGAAAAATCCCAAGCAGAATCTGAACTTTTGGACGCGAAAAAGATGGTGAAAGAGCTAACTTCACGGATAGAAGAGTTAAATTCAAGACTAAATGACAGGAATAAAGACTTGGAGAAACTAAAGACGGCAAAAAGAGGAGGAATTTGGGGTATGGCTATTAGCAACCCTCAGAATTCCAAAGTAACAACAGAGTTGGGAAATGCAAAAGAACAACTGATTAAGCTTAAACAAGATATGGCTTCCATGTTAGAGGAAAAAAGAAGAGCAGAGCAAGAAATAGAAGCCTCTAGTTTGAAAATGCAATCTTTTTCAAGCAAAGTAGATGCATTAAGGAAGGAGGTTGAGGAACTTAACGAAGAGCTTGTGCTAGTTGAGTTGGCTCGAATAGAGGCCATTAAAGAATTCAGAGCAATTGAAGCTCAAAGAAGGGAAGACGCAGAGAAACATTCAGCAGCAATGGAGGAGAACAGGAAGAAAATGAATGACACGGTCCAAGAAATTCAGAGATCACAAGAGCTACAAGAAAAACTGGCCTTGACAACTTCAGATGTCCAAGTTTTGGAAAGTGAATTGAAGCAAGTAAAGGAAATGGACAGATGGATTCAGAAAGACGAGAGCTTGATTATCCAACCTGATTTCCTGGAAAAAGACTTATCTTTGTTGCAGTCATTGAAAGAAGACTTGGAGACAGCAAAGAAGGAATTAGCTTCCGTTAAAAGAGGCAGCTTTGAGTTCATGGCTTCAATGGACATCGTGAGGAATGAGCTCGACCGCATCTCTGAGGAATCAGCTCGATTaaagaaaaaaggaaacaaaGCCGACTTGACGATTCAGAACCTGAACGCGAAGCTTCTGAGGGCAAAGGCTAAACTGGAAGCTGCATCAGACAATGAAGGAAAAGCAAGCTCTATTGCTTCAAGTTTATCCCTCACTCTAGAACAGTTGAGAAATGAAACTGAAGAAGCTGAGAAAGAAAGGGTGACAGCAACTGAGGAAGCTGCAAAAGTGAAAGAAGAAATTCAGAAAACAGAATCTGAAACACTCTTGGCCGAGGAAAAATGGGAAGCTGCACTACAAGAGCTTGAAACCATCAAATTATCAGAAGCTACTGTCCTAAACAATCTAAAGAGGCTTGTTGAGATTACAATGAAAAGTAGGGCATCAGCTTCAAGGGGAAGCTCAATAACTATTTCAAGATTTGAGTATGAGTACTTAACGGGACGTGCAGCACAGGCAGTTGAAATTGCTGATAAAAAAGTAGCAGCAGCTCAGGCTTGGATAAAAGCTTTGCAAGCCAGTGAAAAGGAGATCTCACTGAAGACAGAGGTCACCAGAGAGGAAATCCGAGAGCTTAAGATGGAAGAAGAGCAAAATGGCCCAAAAATGGAGTATTCACCTTCTGCAAAGATATTGGTTGATATGCAGTTGCAGAAATGGGAGGAGATAAATGAAACAAACCTGGAACAATCTCAGAACGGTTTACGTACAAACTCCACCTCAATAAGTGGAAAAATGACACCAGCAAGACGAGCTAAGTTCAGAAAGTCAACATCTCCTGCACCTCGAACATCTAGAGCGGCTTCCTTTGCGGTTAGGAGAAGAAGAAAGGTAATGCCAAACATAGCTAAGTTATTTAATAGCAAGAGCAATGAAGAGA